In Candidatus Methylomirabilota bacterium, the following proteins share a genomic window:
- a CDS encoding ATP-binding protein, which yields MRPRLSPLAVRTRLTLWYTGMLLAILLVISGLSYAMLRWSLMQDLDASLIVVAQVVRDTGYSAAGPVSGPGPEAMVRDILGPEFYDKFFRLIDPEGGPGIGSTHLRDRTLPLSAEARRNAARGLETFETVRLVSGEPVRLFTMPIRRGGQLVQLVQVGMSLHRAQQTLGRYLQTLLALIPLGLGLAAAGGAVTARVALAPVGEMSRSARRISAVDLSRRLAPRGSGDELDHLAETLNAMLERLEGAFGELRRFAADAAHELRTPLTALKGGIEVALRADRSAEEYRRVLRSSLEEVERLIRVAEDLLLLSRSSAGVGVPRGRIDLEPLVLDVLDVGTQLAHGTGVTLSLSGGSAPAVVVGDAADLRRALLNLLENAIKYTAAGGTVELSLTCADGYAAIAVRDTGSGIDPADADRVFQPFVRLDAARARATGGSGLGLPIARSIVRAHGGTLTLQSVPGDGSCFTIRLPLA from the coding sequence ATGAGGCCGCGCCTGTCACCCCTGGCCGTCCGCACCCGGCTCACGCTGTGGTATACGGGCATGCTGCTGGCGATCCTGCTGGTGATCAGCGGGCTCTCCTACGCCATGCTCCGCTGGAGCCTGATGCAGGACCTCGACGCGTCCCTCATCGTCGTCGCCCAGGTCGTCCGCGATACCGGATACTCGGCGGCCGGGCCGGTCTCGGGCCCGGGACCCGAGGCCATGGTCCGCGACATCCTGGGGCCGGAGTTCTATGACAAGTTCTTCCGGCTGATCGATCCGGAAGGCGGACCGGGCATCGGGTCCACCCATCTCCGCGACCGGACGCTGCCGCTCTCGGCAGAGGCGCGCCGGAACGCGGCCCGCGGGCTGGAGACGTTCGAGACCGTCCGGCTCGTGTCGGGGGAACCGGTGCGGCTGTTCACGATGCCGATCCGACGCGGCGGACAGCTGGTGCAGCTCGTCCAGGTCGGGATGTCCCTCCACCGCGCCCAGCAGACCCTCGGTCGATACCTGCAGACGCTCCTCGCCCTCATCCCTCTCGGGCTCGGCCTCGCCGCCGCCGGGGGCGCGGTCACCGCTCGAGTCGCCCTGGCGCCGGTGGGGGAGATGTCGCGGAGCGCGCGGCGGATCAGCGCCGTGGATCTGAGCCGGCGTCTCGCGCCGCGCGGCAGCGGGGACGAGCTGGACCATCTGGCCGAGACGCTGAACGCCATGCTGGAGCGCCTGGAAGGGGCCTTCGGCGAGCTCCGGCGTTTCGCCGCCGACGCGGCCCACGAGCTCAGAACCCCGCTGACGGCTCTGAAGGGGGGCATCGAGGTGGCCCTGCGCGCCGACCGTTCCGCCGAGGAGTACCGCCGGGTGTTGCGGTCGAGCCTCGAGGAGGTGGAACGCCTGATCCGTGTCGCGGAGGACCTGCTCCTCCTCTCCCGCTCGTCGGCCGGCGTCGGGGTGCCCCGCGGCCGGATCGATCTCGAGCCGCTCGTGCTGGACGTCCTCGACGTGGGGACCCAGCTCGCCCACGGGACCGGGGTGACCCTGTCGCTCTCCGGCGGCAGCGCCCCCGCGGTGGTCGTCGGGGATGCCGCCGATCTGCGGCGCGCGCTCCTGAATCTCCTCGAGAATGCGATCAAGTACACCGCGGCCGGCGGCACGGTCGAGCTGTCACTCACGTGCGCGGACGGCTACGCGGCCATCGCCGTCCGGGACACGGGCTCGGGCATCGATCCGGCCGACGCCGACCGCGTCTTTCAGCCGTTCGTCCGGCTGGATGCGGCCCGGGCGCGGGCGACGGGCGGATCCGGGCTGGGCTTGCCGATCGCCCGGTCGATCGTCCGGGCCCACGGGGGGACGCTGACCCTCCAGAGCGTTCCCGGGGATGGCAGCTGCTTCACGATCCGCCTTCCGCTCGCCTGA